One segment of Purpureocillium takamizusanense chromosome 7, complete sequence DNA contains the following:
- a CDS encoding uncharacterized protein (EggNog:ENOG503NXJJ~COG:Q), with protein sequence MAEAVPIPEPPGLPLIGNLAEFTTSPLKDLLRLADTYGDIFRLYLGTRPVVFASTNELVNELCDEKRFHKSLGSALRIVREGVHDGLFTAYDDEPNWDKAHRILIPAFGPLSIRGMFDEMHDIATQLAMKFARHGPQAPIAVSDDFTRMALDTLALCAMDFRFNSYYHEEMHPFIKAMGDFLTESSRRSKRPSFAPNFLYRAANEKFYNDIAVMRQTADEVVEARKKNPTDRKDLLNAMLNGADPKTGEKLSDANITDQLITFLIAGHETTSGMMSFAFYYLLKNPSAYRKVQQEVDEVIGRGKVTVDHVTKLPYIAAVLRETLRISSTIPGFTVEPYQDTLLAGKYLVRKGESITALLARAHLDPVVYGEDAREFRPERMSDDSFAQLNKEFPNCWKPFGNGKRGCIGRPFAWQEAMLAMAMLFQNFNFTLDDPNYNLQIQETMTIKPKDFYMKASLRHGMTPTELEQHLAGKLSSEHYHAMSRKASSNISASAGKPLAVFYGSNSGTCEALAQRIAADAPRHGFRASTVAPLDDANQKIPKDRPVVIITASYEGQPPSNAALFVAWMESLKGKEMENVSYAVFGCGHRDWVQTFHRIPKLVDSKLDELGGKRIVPLATTDAAERDMFSDFETWEDESLWPALQELYGTEDSGDGDGDGLNVEVSLPRKSTLRQDVEEALVVSSKTLADTGSVKKHIEIQLPTGMTYRAGDYLAVLPFNPQKTVSRVFRRFKLSWDASLKISSDRPTTLPTDTVISAADVLSAYVELSQPATKRNIQALADATQDQAVVQKLQNLAGEDYHENITVKRISILDLLEQFSTIALPFGSYLSMLPPMRVRQ encoded by the exons atggccgaggcaGTCCCCATCCCCGAGCCCCCGGGTTTGCCCTTGATTGGCAACCTGGCTGAGTTTACTACGAGCCCACTCAAGGATCTCCTGCGGCTCGCAGATACATATG GGGACATCTTCCGACTCTACCTTGGCACGAGGCCCGTCGTTTTTGCTAGCACCAATGAGCTCGTCAACGAGCTTTGCGATGAGAAGCGATTCCACAAGTCTCTGGGATCCGCGCTCAGG ATTGTTCGTGAAGGTGTCCACGATGGTCTTTTCACT GCGTACGATGATGAGCCCAACTGGGATAAAGCTCATCGCATTCTCATTCCTGCATTTGGACCCTTGTCCATCCGTGGCATGTTCGACGAAATGCATGACATTGCAACGCAGCTTGCCATGAAGTTTGCACGCCACGGCCCTCAAGCCCCCATTGCCGTGTCCGACGACTTTACGCGCATGGCGCTCGACACATTAGCGCTGTGTGCCATGGACTTTCGCTTCAACTCGTACTACCATGAAGAGATGCACCCGttcatcaaggccatgggGGATTTCTTGACCGAAAGCAGTCGTCGCAGCAAGCGTCCTTCGTTTGCGCCCAACTTCCTCtaccgcgccgccaacgaaAAGTTCTACAACGACATTGCGGTAATGAGACAgaccgccgacgaggtcgtcgaggcgcgcaaGAAGAACCCCACCGACAGGAAGGATCTCCTCAACGCTATGCTTAACGGCGCCGACCCAAAGACGGGCGAGAAACTGAGTGATGCAAACATCACTGACCAGCTCATCACATTCCTCATCGCTGGCCACGAGACGACGTCAGGTATGATGTCGTTTGCATTCTACTATCTTCTCAAGAACCCGAGCGCCTACCGCAAGGTGCAGCAAGAGGTGGATGAGGTTATTGGCCGGGGAAAGGTGACGGTCGACCATGTCACAAAGCTTCCGTATATTGCGGCT GTTCTTAGGGAGACCCTGCGAATCAGCTCGACCATCCCGGGCTTCACCGTTGAGCCCTATCAAGACACTTTGCTCGCGGGCAAGTACTTGGTGCGCAAGGGTGAATCCATTACAGCGCTTCTTGCTCGAGCTCATCTAGACCCGGTGGTGTacggcgaggatgcccgCGAGTTCAGGCCGGAGCGCATGTCGGATGACAGTTTCGCCCAGCTAAACAAAGAGTTCCCCAACTGCTGGAAGCCCTTTGGGAACGGCAAGCGGGGTTGTATTGGACGACCGTTCGCATGGCAAGAGGCCATGCTCGCGATGGCAATGCTCTTCCAGAACTTCAACTTCACCTTGGACGACCCAAACTACAACCTCCAAATCCAGGAGACGATGACCATCAAACCCAAGGACTTTTATATGAAAGCGAGCCTCAGGCACGGCATGACACCCACGGAGCTGGAGCAACATCTTGCCGGCAAGCTTTCTTCGGAGCACTACCACGCCATGTCAAGGAAGGCGTCTTCCAATatctcggcctcggctgGCAAGCCGCTGGCCGTCTTTTACGGCTCCAACAGCGGAACTTGCGAGGCTCTGGCCCAGAGAATCGCAGCGGATGCGCCTCGGCATGGTTTCAGGGCTTCGACGGTCGCACCTCTTGACGATGCCAACCAGAAAATTCCAAAGGATCGTCCCGTCGTTATCATTACAGCATCGTATGAGGGCCAGCCCCCGTCGAATGCGGCGCTGTTTGTTGCCTGGATGGAAAGCCTTAAGGGCAAGGAGATGGAGAACGTATCGTACGCCGTCTTTGGCTGCGGCCACCGCGACTGGGTCCAGACGTTTCACCGGATTCCCAAGCTCGTGGATTcgaagctcgacgagctcggcggcaagCGCATTGTGCCCTTGGCCACCACGGATGCTGCAGAGCGAGACATGTTTAGCGACTTTGAAACTTGGGAGGACGAGTCGCTGTGGCCAGCCCTGCAAGAGTTATACGGCACCGAAGACAGCGGTGATGGggatggcgatggcctcaACGTGGAAGTTTCGCTTCCTCGCAAGTCGACGCTGCGCCAggatgtcgaggaggcgcttGTGGTCTCGAGCAAGACTTTAGCGGACACTGGCTCCGTGAAGAAGCACATCGAGATCCAGCTTCCCACTGGGATGACATACAGGGCAGGCGACTACCTGGCAGTGTTGCCATTCAACCCACAGAAGACCGTCTCTCGTGTCTTCCGGCGGTTCAAGCTGTCTTGGGACGCCTCGCTCAAGATCAGCTCGGACCGACCAACGACTTTGCCAACGGACACTGTCATCTCTGCGGCTGACGTGCTTAGCGCGTATGTTGAGTTGAGCCAGCCGGCAACAAAAAGA AACATTCAAGCGCTGGCAGATGCGACACAAGATCAGGCCGTCGTTCAGAAGCTACAAAActtggccggcgaggactATCATGAGAATATTACCGTCAAGCGTATATCGATCCTTGATCTGCTGGAACAGTTCTCCACTATCGCCTTACCGTTTGGCTCTTATCTGAGCATGCTCCCGCCAATGCGTGTTCGTCAATAG